The following coding sequences lie in one Rutidosis leptorrhynchoides isolate AG116_Rl617_1_P2 chromosome 4, CSIRO_AGI_Rlap_v1, whole genome shotgun sequence genomic window:
- the LOC139842287 gene encoding uncharacterized protein → MFIFQNETFLFLDTEFWKRLLGIAFSGYLENIHIDGWATFLLRFRQRFLPRASQMSSSPQFPIADYTCSSRWTIMPLGFLNQLEKFKSFYDDDTQNEEEKGDTSNPEAEGIIKFNPPDYMYLIGLGDGSDDLYPSWAECDKILIPVHFSDLEHFILLTLNLDEQRVLVYDSLKGCLKKGQLEAVFKNLSDNLPLYMKAIDYFNKKQDSQIVDYYENREDVELMIEDAPYVPMQSGGHDARCCLRPCVSLNGLRKVLFACLRMFEDLRKVMFASLRLFKRYTQVAVFVLAYVS, encoded by the exons ATGTTCATTTTCCAAAATGAAACCTTCCTCTTCCTTGATACTGAGTTTTGGAAACGTTTATTGGGAATTGCATTTTCTGGTTATTTGGAAAACATA catattgatggatgggctaccttcctgttgagatttcggcagaggtttctgccccgagctagccagatgtcctcgagtcctcagtttccgattgcagattatacatgtagttctcgatggacgattatgccattgggtttcctcaatcaactggagaaattcaagtccttttatgatgatgacactcaaaatgaggaggagaagggggatacatctaatcctgaagcagaggggatcattaaattcaatcccccagattatatgtatttgattggtcttggggatggtagtgatgacctttatccatcctgggctgaatgtgataag attttgattccaGTACATTTTTCAGATCTTGAACATTTTATACTACTCACTTTGAACTTAGATGAACAGAGAGTATTAGTCTATGATAGTTTAAAGGGTTGTTTGAAAAAAGGTCAACTCGAGGCTGTCTTCAAAAACTTATCAGACAACTTGCCGTTATATATGAAGGCTATTGATTACTTTAACAAGAAGCAGGACTCACAAATTGTTGACTATTATGAGAACAGAGAAGATGTAGAGTTGATGATCGAGGATGCACCGTATGTGCCAATgcagagtggtggccatg ACGCAAGGtgttgtttgcgtccttgcgtctctttAAATGGCTTACGCAAGGTTTTGTTTGCGTGCTTGCGTATGTTTGAAGACTTACGCAAGGttatgtttgcgtccttgcgtctctttAAAAGATATACGCAAGTTGCTGTTTTCGTGCTTGCGTATGTTTCATGA